CAATACAAACAGAACATTGGAGCCTTCATGAAGGAGAACTGATATGAAGAGTCAGAGTGAGAACAAACTGCTtgtatgttcttttttcctgtaGATTTTCACTGTCACTCAACATTGACGTCTGtcttaccttttttttccccagatttAAACCTGCCATTATCCACCAGCCGCAGATCCAGCTCTGTGAACGACACCTGGGAGCCTGATGGGGTCAGCTTCTTCATCATTCAGGGTCTCGCCAGCCTGGGTGAGGAAAAATTGAtcctctttgtcttcctgttGCTGGGTTACATCATCATCCTGGGAGGAAACAGCATGATCATCTTGGTGGTAAAAACACAAAGTCGTCCATCTTATGACAGTTTTATCGGTTCTGCCTCAATCTGACAGAGATCACACTCATCATCACACTGTCCTGTATCTTTCAGACCTTGACTGATCCAAAGCTCACCTCTCCCATGTACTTCTTCCTCTGCAACCTCTCGTTTGTGGACATGGtctacaccaccaccaccatccccaACATGCTGTCCGGCTTCCTAAAAGACGTGACAACCATCTCTGTGGCAGGCTGCTTcctccagatgtttttttttattcagctggCTGTTACTGGCCGTGCCATCCTGACCGTCATGGCATACGATCGCTACCTGGCCATCTGCAACCCTCTGCGCTACACCGCTGTCATGACCCGACCCGTTCAGGTGCGCCTCCTCGCGGGAGCCTGGGGATTCAGCACCATCTGCACGCT
This genomic stretch from Toxotes jaculatrix isolate fToxJac2 chromosome 12, fToxJac2.pri, whole genome shotgun sequence harbors:
- the or6at1 gene encoding olfactory receptor 13C2 produces the protein MKSQNLNLPLSTSRRSSSVNDTWEPDGVSFFIIQGLASLGEEKLILFVFLLLGYIIILGGNSMIILVTLTDPKLTSPMYFFLCNLSFVDMVYTTTTIPNMLSGFLKDVTTISVAGCFLQMFFFIQLAVTGRAILTVMAYDRYLAICNPLRYTAVMTRPVQVRLLAGAWGFSTICTLPATVMALQRPYCGPNVVRHGWCDVSSVRQLVCADTSVDNIVSLWFALVALLTTGVLILTSYVLISVSISRMGVGQRLKAFSTCAAHLTVVSISYSSASFVYISYRVANFSPEVRIIVSVLYSALTPFLNPMIYSLRNKELREAMRRTLNRFRPAAVSAAKDVSTVS